A window of Rhododendron vialii isolate Sample 1 chromosome 11a, ASM3025357v1 contains these coding sequences:
- the LOC131307641 gene encoding uncharacterized protein LOC131307641 isoform X1: MDEQLNDKESLLARIQQVEHERDELRKDIEQMCIQQAGPSYLAVATRMHFQRTAGLEQEIENLKKKLATCIRARSDLQEELSEAYHVKSQLADLHAAEVSKNMEAEKQVKFFHGCVAAAFAERDHSIMEAEKAKEKEEAMSLELNNFRRRMEELTSDFLEEKKLTAALQIDLEEKNKQNETSKKVIDRFYEIRQQCLNGFCEDGRWEDKCECLLQDSPEMWDFNDRGETSTSKYISALEGEVETLKRSMANLRNKLSVGLEIENHLKKRVRDLEKKQTLSEGLIKKQIAGLLHYHSEHKAHIMNILDEGYTQLKSTVDVLEETISQLNTSSKQSWTSPQSDVVLDENGCRDVHVNTVDGPDSINKGNDPELRKSLAIACGRDASGAFAQALHEKVAALLLLSQQEERHLLERNVNASLQKKVEELQRNLLQVTNEKVKALMELAQLKRKYQRLQEKINLEMKQGKVLAEVGENRIQERVGNLKNLLKRTYLKRWVGTFNSPGNEAEANLNYEGNLGDKGSKYRMDVARMKIENATLKESLESMEHLTSAICRLRLSLLKVKESATFEDSLSGASETLNSIVTEAKLVKTALGSSLPVSWSAGADARPFDQSYDQETTVDGNGDSSSEKVDFVSAAGFEMVETLILAAEILEDHIFMRGSRDGS; the protein is encoded by the exons ATGGATGAGCAGTTGAATGATAAAGAATCCTTGCTTGCTCGCATCCAACAAGTAGAGCACG AGCGTGATGAGTTACGTAAAGACATTGAACAAATGTGTATTCAGCAAGCTGGACCTAGCTACCTCGCTGTGGCTACTCGAATGCACTTTCAGAG GACAGCTGGCTTGGAGCAGGAGATTGAGAACTTGAAAAAGAAGCTAGCTACTTGCATTAGAGCAAGATCAGATCTTCAAGAGGAGCTTTCGGAAGCGTACCATGTCAAA AGCCAGTTGGCTGATTTACATGCTGCAGAGGTCtcaaag AATATGGAAGCGGAGAAGCAGGTTAAATTTTTCCACGGCTGTGTTGCTGCTGCGTTTGCTGAACGAGATCATTCAATAATGGAG GCCGAGAAAGCTAAGGAGAAAGAGGAAGCCATGTCGCTGGAATTGAACAATTTCCGGAGGAG GATGGAAGAGCTTACCTCTGATTTTCTTGAAGAAAAGAAACTCACTGCTGCGCTGCAGATTGATCTAGAGGAGAAGAACAAGCAAAATGAGACATCTAAAAAG GTTATTGATAGATTTTACGAGATCAGACAGCAATGCCTGAATGGATTTTGTGAGGATGGAAGATGGGAAGATAAATGTGAGTGCCTTCTGCAAGATTCTCCAGAAATGTGGGACTTCAATGATCGAGGGGAAACTTCCACTTCCAAATACATT AGTGCTCTGGAAGGAGAAGTGGAGACATTGAAACGATCAATGGCTAATCTTCGAAACAAGCTAAGTGTG GGATTGGAAATCGAGAATCATTTAAAGAAGAGAGTACGTGACTTGGAAAAGAAGCAA ACTCTTTCAGAAGGATTGATCAAGAAGCAGATAGCAGGGTTGCTTCATTACCATTCGGAGCACAAGGCCCACATCATGAATATACTAGATGAGGGATATACCCAACTCAAATCAACTGTCGATGTGTTGGAAGAAACGATAAGCCAACTCAACACAAGCAGTAAACAAAGTTGGACATCTCCTCAGAGTGATGTAGTACTTGATGAAAATGGTTGTCGAGATGTGCATGTAAATACAGTTGATGGTCCTGACTCTATCAACAAG GGGAATGATCCTGAATTACGAAAATCTTTGGCTATTGCTTGTGGTCGTGATGCCTCTGGAGCCTTTGCGCAGGCATTACACGAGAAG GTTGCAGCTTTGTTGCTTCTGTCACAGCAGGAAGAAAGACATTTACTGGAGAGAAATGTAAATGCATCTCTTCAGAAAAAGGTGGAGGAGCTTCAGAGAAACTTACTACAA GTGACGAATGAAAAGGTTAAAGCTCTTATGGAGTTGGCACAATTGAAGCGGAAATATCAACGTTTACAAGA GAAAATTAATCTTGAGATGAAACAAGGAAAAGTTTTAGCTGAAGTTGGTGAGAACAGAATTCAGGAAAGAGTTGGAAACTTGAAAAACTTGCTGAAGAGAACCTATTTAAAACGCTGGGTTGGCACGTTCAATTCTCCTGGAAATGAAGCTGAAGCTAACTTGAATTATGAAGGGAATCTTGGCGATAAGGGGTCTAAATACAGAATGGATGTTGCTAG GATGAAGATTGAAAATGCAACCCTGAAGGAGAGCTTGGAAAGTATGGAGCATCTGACATCTGCTATTTGTAGGCTTCGTCTCTCACTCTTGAAG GTTAAAGAATCAGCTACATTTGAAGATTCACTTAGTGGCGCATCAGAAACTCTTAACAGTATAGTTACCGAGGCAAAACTCGTTAAGACTGCCCTTGGCAGCTCCCTTCCGGTGAGTTGGTCAGCTGGGGCAGACGCCAGACCATTTGATCAAAGTTATGACCAGGAGACAACTGTTGACGGTAATGGGGATTCTAGTAGTGAGAAGGTGGATTTTGTTTCTGCAGCGGGATTCGAGATGGTGGAAACCCTAATTCTTGCAGCTGAGATATTGGAGGACCACATATTTATGAGAGGTTCCAGAGATGGAAGTTGA
- the LOC131307641 gene encoding uncharacterized protein LOC131307641 isoform X4 codes for MEAEKQVKFFHGCVAAAFAERDHSIMEAEKAKEKEEAMSLELNNFRRRMEELTSDFLEEKKLTAALQIDLEEKNKQNETSKKVIDRFYEIRQQCLNGFCEDGRWEDKCECLLQDSPEMWDFNDRGETSTSKYISALEGEVETLKRSMANLRNKLSVGLEIENHLKKRVRDLEKKQTLSEGLIKKQIAGLLHYHSEHKAHIMNILDEGYTQLKSTVDVLEETISQLNTSSKQSWTSPQSDVVLDENGCRDVHVNTVDGPDSINKGNDPELRKSLAIACGRDASGAFAQALHEKVAALLLLSQQEERHLLERNVNASLQKKVEELQRNLLQVTNEKVKALMELAQLKRKYQRLQEKINLEMKQGKVLAEVGENRIQERVGNLKNLLKRTYLKRWVGTFNSPGNEAEANLNYEGNLGDKGSKYRMDVARMKIENATLKESLESMEHLTSAICRLRLSLLKVKESATFEDSLSGASETLNSIVTEAKLVKTALGSSLPVSWSAGADARPFDQSYDQETTVDGNGDSSSEKVDFVSAAGFEMVETLILAAEILEDHIFMRGSRDGS; via the exons ATGGAAGCGGAGAAGCAGGTTAAATTTTTCCACGGCTGTGTTGCTGCTGCGTTTGCTGAACGAGATCATTCAATAATGGAG GCCGAGAAAGCTAAGGAGAAAGAGGAAGCCATGTCGCTGGAATTGAACAATTTCCGGAGGAG GATGGAAGAGCTTACCTCTGATTTTCTTGAAGAAAAGAAACTCACTGCTGCGCTGCAGATTGATCTAGAGGAGAAGAACAAGCAAAATGAGACATCTAAAAAG GTTATTGATAGATTTTACGAGATCAGACAGCAATGCCTGAATGGATTTTGTGAGGATGGAAGATGGGAAGATAAATGTGAGTGCCTTCTGCAAGATTCTCCAGAAATGTGGGACTTCAATGATCGAGGGGAAACTTCCACTTCCAAATACATT AGTGCTCTGGAAGGAGAAGTGGAGACATTGAAACGATCAATGGCTAATCTTCGAAACAAGCTAAGTGTG GGATTGGAAATCGAGAATCATTTAAAGAAGAGAGTACGTGACTTGGAAAAGAAGCAA ACTCTTTCAGAAGGATTGATCAAGAAGCAGATAGCAGGGTTGCTTCATTACCATTCGGAGCACAAGGCCCACATCATGAATATACTAGATGAGGGATATACCCAACTCAAATCAACTGTCGATGTGTTGGAAGAAACGATAAGCCAACTCAACACAAGCAGTAAACAAAGTTGGACATCTCCTCAGAGTGATGTAGTACTTGATGAAAATGGTTGTCGAGATGTGCATGTAAATACAGTTGATGGTCCTGACTCTATCAACAAG GGGAATGATCCTGAATTACGAAAATCTTTGGCTATTGCTTGTGGTCGTGATGCCTCTGGAGCCTTTGCGCAGGCATTACACGAGAAG GTTGCAGCTTTGTTGCTTCTGTCACAGCAGGAAGAAAGACATTTACTGGAGAGAAATGTAAATGCATCTCTTCAGAAAAAGGTGGAGGAGCTTCAGAGAAACTTACTACAA GTGACGAATGAAAAGGTTAAAGCTCTTATGGAGTTGGCACAATTGAAGCGGAAATATCAACGTTTACAAGA GAAAATTAATCTTGAGATGAAACAAGGAAAAGTTTTAGCTGAAGTTGGTGAGAACAGAATTCAGGAAAGAGTTGGAAACTTGAAAAACTTGCTGAAGAGAACCTATTTAAAACGCTGGGTTGGCACGTTCAATTCTCCTGGAAATGAAGCTGAAGCTAACTTGAATTATGAAGGGAATCTTGGCGATAAGGGGTCTAAATACAGAATGGATGTTGCTAG GATGAAGATTGAAAATGCAACCCTGAAGGAGAGCTTGGAAAGTATGGAGCATCTGACATCTGCTATTTGTAGGCTTCGTCTCTCACTCTTGAAG GTTAAAGAATCAGCTACATTTGAAGATTCACTTAGTGGCGCATCAGAAACTCTTAACAGTATAGTTACCGAGGCAAAACTCGTTAAGACTGCCCTTGGCAGCTCCCTTCCGGTGAGTTGGTCAGCTGGGGCAGACGCCAGACCATTTGATCAAAGTTATGACCAGGAGACAACTGTTGACGGTAATGGGGATTCTAGTAGTGAGAAGGTGGATTTTGTTTCTGCAGCGGGATTCGAGATGGTGGAAACCCTAATTCTTGCAGCTGAGATATTGGAGGACCACATATTTATGAGAGGTTCCAGAGATGGAAGTTGA
- the LOC131307641 gene encoding uncharacterized protein LOC131307641 isoform X3 has translation MSYVKTLNKCVFSKLDLATSLWLLECTFRAGLEQEIENLKKKLATCIRARSDLQEELSEAYHVKSQLADLHAAEVSKNMEAEKQVKFFHGCVAAAFAERDHSIMEAEKAKEKEEAMSLELNNFRRRMEELTSDFLEEKKLTAALQIDLEEKNKQNETSKKVIDRFYEIRQQCLNGFCEDGRWEDKCECLLQDSPEMWDFNDRGETSTSKYISALEGEVETLKRSMANLRNKLSVGLEIENHLKKRVRDLEKKQTLSEGLIKKQIAGLLHYHSEHKAHIMNILDEGYTQLKSTVDVLEETISQLNTSSKQSWTSPQSDVVLDENGCRDVHVNTVDGPDSINKGNDPELRKSLAIACGRDASGAFAQALHEKVAALLLLSQQEERHLLERNVNASLQKKVEELQRNLLQVTNEKVKALMELAQLKRKYQRLQEKINLEMKQGKVLAEVGENRIQERVGNLKNLLKRTYLKRWVGTFNSPGNEAEANLNYEGNLGDKGSKYRMDVARMKIENATLKESLESMEHLTSAICRLRLSLLKVKESATFEDSLSGASETLNSIVTEAKLVKTALGSSLPVSWSAGADARPFDQSYDQETTVDGNGDSSSEKVDFVSAAGFEMVETLILAAEILEDHIFMRGSRDGS, from the exons ATGAGTTACGTAAAGACATTGAACAAATGTGTATTCAGCAAGCTGGACCTAGCTACCTCGCTGTGGCTACTCGAATGCACTTTCAGAG CTGGCTTGGAGCAGGAGATTGAGAACTTGAAAAAGAAGCTAGCTACTTGCATTAGAGCAAGATCAGATCTTCAAGAGGAGCTTTCGGAAGCGTACCATGTCAAA AGCCAGTTGGCTGATTTACATGCTGCAGAGGTCtcaaag AATATGGAAGCGGAGAAGCAGGTTAAATTTTTCCACGGCTGTGTTGCTGCTGCGTTTGCTGAACGAGATCATTCAATAATGGAG GCCGAGAAAGCTAAGGAGAAAGAGGAAGCCATGTCGCTGGAATTGAACAATTTCCGGAGGAG GATGGAAGAGCTTACCTCTGATTTTCTTGAAGAAAAGAAACTCACTGCTGCGCTGCAGATTGATCTAGAGGAGAAGAACAAGCAAAATGAGACATCTAAAAAG GTTATTGATAGATTTTACGAGATCAGACAGCAATGCCTGAATGGATTTTGTGAGGATGGAAGATGGGAAGATAAATGTGAGTGCCTTCTGCAAGATTCTCCAGAAATGTGGGACTTCAATGATCGAGGGGAAACTTCCACTTCCAAATACATT AGTGCTCTGGAAGGAGAAGTGGAGACATTGAAACGATCAATGGCTAATCTTCGAAACAAGCTAAGTGTG GGATTGGAAATCGAGAATCATTTAAAGAAGAGAGTACGTGACTTGGAAAAGAAGCAA ACTCTTTCAGAAGGATTGATCAAGAAGCAGATAGCAGGGTTGCTTCATTACCATTCGGAGCACAAGGCCCACATCATGAATATACTAGATGAGGGATATACCCAACTCAAATCAACTGTCGATGTGTTGGAAGAAACGATAAGCCAACTCAACACAAGCAGTAAACAAAGTTGGACATCTCCTCAGAGTGATGTAGTACTTGATGAAAATGGTTGTCGAGATGTGCATGTAAATACAGTTGATGGTCCTGACTCTATCAACAAG GGGAATGATCCTGAATTACGAAAATCTTTGGCTATTGCTTGTGGTCGTGATGCCTCTGGAGCCTTTGCGCAGGCATTACACGAGAAG GTTGCAGCTTTGTTGCTTCTGTCACAGCAGGAAGAAAGACATTTACTGGAGAGAAATGTAAATGCATCTCTTCAGAAAAAGGTGGAGGAGCTTCAGAGAAACTTACTACAA GTGACGAATGAAAAGGTTAAAGCTCTTATGGAGTTGGCACAATTGAAGCGGAAATATCAACGTTTACAAGA GAAAATTAATCTTGAGATGAAACAAGGAAAAGTTTTAGCTGAAGTTGGTGAGAACAGAATTCAGGAAAGAGTTGGAAACTTGAAAAACTTGCTGAAGAGAACCTATTTAAAACGCTGGGTTGGCACGTTCAATTCTCCTGGAAATGAAGCTGAAGCTAACTTGAATTATGAAGGGAATCTTGGCGATAAGGGGTCTAAATACAGAATGGATGTTGCTAG GATGAAGATTGAAAATGCAACCCTGAAGGAGAGCTTGGAAAGTATGGAGCATCTGACATCTGCTATTTGTAGGCTTCGTCTCTCACTCTTGAAG GTTAAAGAATCAGCTACATTTGAAGATTCACTTAGTGGCGCATCAGAAACTCTTAACAGTATAGTTACCGAGGCAAAACTCGTTAAGACTGCCCTTGGCAGCTCCCTTCCGGTGAGTTGGTCAGCTGGGGCAGACGCCAGACCATTTGATCAAAGTTATGACCAGGAGACAACTGTTGACGGTAATGGGGATTCTAGTAGTGAGAAGGTGGATTTTGTTTCTGCAGCGGGATTCGAGATGGTGGAAACCCTAATTCTTGCAGCTGAGATATTGGAGGACCACATATTTATGAGAGGTTCCAGAGATGGAAGTTGA
- the LOC131307641 gene encoding uncharacterized protein LOC131307641 isoform X2, giving the protein MDEQLNDKESLLARIQQVEHERDELRKDIEQMCIQQAGPSYLAVATRMHFQRTAGLEQEIENLKKKLATCIRARSDLQEELSEAYHVKNMEAEKQVKFFHGCVAAAFAERDHSIMEAEKAKEKEEAMSLELNNFRRRMEELTSDFLEEKKLTAALQIDLEEKNKQNETSKKVIDRFYEIRQQCLNGFCEDGRWEDKCECLLQDSPEMWDFNDRGETSTSKYISALEGEVETLKRSMANLRNKLSVGLEIENHLKKRVRDLEKKQTLSEGLIKKQIAGLLHYHSEHKAHIMNILDEGYTQLKSTVDVLEETISQLNTSSKQSWTSPQSDVVLDENGCRDVHVNTVDGPDSINKGNDPELRKSLAIACGRDASGAFAQALHEKVAALLLLSQQEERHLLERNVNASLQKKVEELQRNLLQVTNEKVKALMELAQLKRKYQRLQEKINLEMKQGKVLAEVGENRIQERVGNLKNLLKRTYLKRWVGTFNSPGNEAEANLNYEGNLGDKGSKYRMDVARMKIENATLKESLESMEHLTSAICRLRLSLLKVKESATFEDSLSGASETLNSIVTEAKLVKTALGSSLPVSWSAGADARPFDQSYDQETTVDGNGDSSSEKVDFVSAAGFEMVETLILAAEILEDHIFMRGSRDGS; this is encoded by the exons ATGGATGAGCAGTTGAATGATAAAGAATCCTTGCTTGCTCGCATCCAACAAGTAGAGCACG AGCGTGATGAGTTACGTAAAGACATTGAACAAATGTGTATTCAGCAAGCTGGACCTAGCTACCTCGCTGTGGCTACTCGAATGCACTTTCAGAG GACAGCTGGCTTGGAGCAGGAGATTGAGAACTTGAAAAAGAAGCTAGCTACTTGCATTAGAGCAAGATCAGATCTTCAAGAGGAGCTTTCGGAAGCGTACCATGTCAAA AATATGGAAGCGGAGAAGCAGGTTAAATTTTTCCACGGCTGTGTTGCTGCTGCGTTTGCTGAACGAGATCATTCAATAATGGAG GCCGAGAAAGCTAAGGAGAAAGAGGAAGCCATGTCGCTGGAATTGAACAATTTCCGGAGGAG GATGGAAGAGCTTACCTCTGATTTTCTTGAAGAAAAGAAACTCACTGCTGCGCTGCAGATTGATCTAGAGGAGAAGAACAAGCAAAATGAGACATCTAAAAAG GTTATTGATAGATTTTACGAGATCAGACAGCAATGCCTGAATGGATTTTGTGAGGATGGAAGATGGGAAGATAAATGTGAGTGCCTTCTGCAAGATTCTCCAGAAATGTGGGACTTCAATGATCGAGGGGAAACTTCCACTTCCAAATACATT AGTGCTCTGGAAGGAGAAGTGGAGACATTGAAACGATCAATGGCTAATCTTCGAAACAAGCTAAGTGTG GGATTGGAAATCGAGAATCATTTAAAGAAGAGAGTACGTGACTTGGAAAAGAAGCAA ACTCTTTCAGAAGGATTGATCAAGAAGCAGATAGCAGGGTTGCTTCATTACCATTCGGAGCACAAGGCCCACATCATGAATATACTAGATGAGGGATATACCCAACTCAAATCAACTGTCGATGTGTTGGAAGAAACGATAAGCCAACTCAACACAAGCAGTAAACAAAGTTGGACATCTCCTCAGAGTGATGTAGTACTTGATGAAAATGGTTGTCGAGATGTGCATGTAAATACAGTTGATGGTCCTGACTCTATCAACAAG GGGAATGATCCTGAATTACGAAAATCTTTGGCTATTGCTTGTGGTCGTGATGCCTCTGGAGCCTTTGCGCAGGCATTACACGAGAAG GTTGCAGCTTTGTTGCTTCTGTCACAGCAGGAAGAAAGACATTTACTGGAGAGAAATGTAAATGCATCTCTTCAGAAAAAGGTGGAGGAGCTTCAGAGAAACTTACTACAA GTGACGAATGAAAAGGTTAAAGCTCTTATGGAGTTGGCACAATTGAAGCGGAAATATCAACGTTTACAAGA GAAAATTAATCTTGAGATGAAACAAGGAAAAGTTTTAGCTGAAGTTGGTGAGAACAGAATTCAGGAAAGAGTTGGAAACTTGAAAAACTTGCTGAAGAGAACCTATTTAAAACGCTGGGTTGGCACGTTCAATTCTCCTGGAAATGAAGCTGAAGCTAACTTGAATTATGAAGGGAATCTTGGCGATAAGGGGTCTAAATACAGAATGGATGTTGCTAG GATGAAGATTGAAAATGCAACCCTGAAGGAGAGCTTGGAAAGTATGGAGCATCTGACATCTGCTATTTGTAGGCTTCGTCTCTCACTCTTGAAG GTTAAAGAATCAGCTACATTTGAAGATTCACTTAGTGGCGCATCAGAAACTCTTAACAGTATAGTTACCGAGGCAAAACTCGTTAAGACTGCCCTTGGCAGCTCCCTTCCGGTGAGTTGGTCAGCTGGGGCAGACGCCAGACCATTTGATCAAAGTTATGACCAGGAGACAACTGTTGACGGTAATGGGGATTCTAGTAGTGAGAAGGTGGATTTTGTTTCTGCAGCGGGATTCGAGATGGTGGAAACCCTAATTCTTGCAGCTGAGATATTGGAGGACCACATATTTATGAGAGGTTCCAGAGATGGAAGTTGA